AGTTAGCTCATTTGCTGTAATATCTACCTTTTTGGCAGGAGGATATGTAAGAATTGATATCAGCACAAAATTTTTAAGTTTCCTTAGAGACATTCTACCAAACTGTGCTGTACAGTCTGCATTTTTTACCATAATCTATAATCCAAGTGAAATAACACTTGTCAAAAATGTTTTTGTATATCTTTCTCTTCTTTGTTTGATTATTGCTCTCACTAGCATGCTTTTAATGAGGAAGGTGAAACTATGGCAGTTTTCAAGATAAATATAAAACGCCTTTTGAAAGACAAATTCAATCTATTTTTGATGATTATACTTCCTTCAATTGCAGTTGCTCTTTCAACCTTTTTTACATTAAGCGTTGAATCTTCTTATAAAATTGGAATTATTACAGACAAAGAAAAAAGCAAGGTTGTAAAACTAATTGAAAAAGAGCTCAAAAAATGTTTTGATGTTAAAACCTTTGACCCTACCAAATCAATTGTAAGCCAGATGGTTCAAAGCGGTATTGACTGTGTTGTTGTTTTAAATAACAAGTCAGTTAATGATATTATTAATGAAAAACAGAAAAATATAAAAATATATACATTTGGAAAGTCTGAAACGCATATTATTTTGAAGGAATATCTAAACAGTGTGTTTAAAATACTTGTTGCTCAAAAGCGTATAAACAGCTCTAAATTTTTAGAGTCTTCAAAGTATATTTTTGAGCATTCTCCAATTGTATTAAATAAAATTTTACAGCACCAGTCAAATTCTATTTCAATTGCTTTTGCCTCAGGATTTTTTATAATGTCTCTGTTTTGGCTTGCACTTAATGGTTCTAATATAATATTAAAAGATTATCAAGAAAGAGTTATTCTGCGAATTTTATGCTCACCAATTTCAAAGCAAAGCTATATTCTGCAGTCTATCTTGAGCATATTTTCCATTACATTTTTACAGCTAATCTTTTTTGTGCTGCTATGTTCGTATGCATTTAGACTTACTTTTGGAACTAACATACTTATTGTTATTTCAGTTCTCTCCATTTGTAGCTTTATGTTTGTTGCTTTTGCTGTAATGTTTATAAGCATAGTTAATGACATGAGAAAACTTGCAAGTTTGAATTCAATGGTCGTAACAATAATGTGCATGCTTGGTGGCTGCTACTGGCCGCTCAGCATTATGCCAAAGTTTCTTCAAAAGATTGCATTGTTTTTCCCAACAACATACGCTGCAAGTCTAACAAAGAATGTGCTAACTAGTAAAACCATAGAAAGTATGATGGTTGACATTGGGATAGTTACAGCATTTTGTTTGTTTTTTGCACTTGCGGGCATAAAGCAGCTTTCTAAAAATGTAATGTCAAAGCTGTAAATTTGTAAAAAGGCACCTTATTCAGGTGCTTTTACTTTTTTTGAATATTATGTACTCCCCACACCTGAGTTCAAACTCTTCCGGAAAGACAAAAGTTGACAAATCAATCTCAGCAATAATTTTGGGCTTTTCTGTCCACTTCCCCCACTCACAGCTATACACTTCAATTATCTCTTCATCAGTTATGTTGGAAGAAATATATTCAAAGAGCACATTCAATTCCTTTTTCCTTGCTTTATAAAGCTCCAAATTTCTTTCTTTCATTTTTTCAGAAAAATAAAAAATTCCTTCAAGTCTATATACAAATCTGTTCTTGAAAATTTGAACAACATCTTTTTCTGAATCACTCAACTCGTATACATATATTCCTGAAGCATCTTCCATTGTTCTAAAAACTATAATACTATCAAAGTCTATCTCTTCAAAATCTATCAGCTCCAGTATAGTCCCTTTTCTTGCACTTTCATCCTGTTGATAAATCATTTCAAGATACTTTCTTTTCTCCTCGCCCTCAATCGGCTTGAACCCAAATCCACCAACTGGAAGTTCCTTGTCCGCTGATATGTAATGCATAACACTCATAATTCTTCACTTCTTTCTTCAATGATTTATTTAAACAGATTCGGGTATCAAAACACCCAGATTATCTTGAACTGGGGGCATATGCCACAAATATTCTTTCTTGTATGCCTTGTGTTACATGCTTTTATTATATTATTACAAATTGTGAATTTTGGCAAGTTAGAATGTTTCCAGGAATCTTCTTCTGGCCTTTAGAGATTGTGGCAAAAAATATATATTCACTAAATTCCTTTCATTATGATAAAATGAGTCTTAGCAATAACAACTATGCTGGAAAAGAAAATGCTTTCATTCATTATAAGCGCCTATACTCTTTGGAGTTTATATGAGGATGGCAAGCTTTCCAAAATAGCCATTTTGTTCTTACTTCTATTTTTGTCATTAGAATTCTTAAAAACTGAATATCTAAAATCCATATACCATACAGCAGCTGCTGCCTTTGCAGAGCTGATTATAATATTTCTTGCTATTTTTCTCTGCGGATGGGAATTCTCTTTTTTAATTCCAATTACTGTGTGTACATTTTTGCACCATAGAAACAAGTTATCAATTTACTCAATTGCCTCTCTACTCTTTATCAGTCTTTTTCTTATCCCTTCAAAGATGGTAAGGGAATATGCTTCTGTCTGCGTTTTTGTTTTCTCTTTAAAATTAGTCACACAGATGCTGCAGGATAGCAAGCACGAATACTTAGAAAAAATTGACCACTTAAGACTTTTAAACCTGCAACTAAGCAAGCTAAAAACACAGCTTTTAGAGTCCCAACAGACAATAGAACGTCTTGCAGCACAAAACCAGCAGATGAAAATAGCAACTTCTTTGCACGACACAGTTGGGCACAACTTGGCAGCGCTGAATATCCAGCTCAATGCCATAAAGAGCTTGCTGGAGAAAAAAGGAGTACTTGAAGATGCTCAAATAAACCAAATCATATCTTCATGCTTGCAGCAGACTCAAACATCTTACGAAAGTTTGAGAAAGTTTGTCTATTCAATGAAAAACTCTTTTGAAACCAAAGAAAAGTATTTATCTCAATTGATAGAAAATTTTAACTTCTGCAACATAACATTAAACCGCAGCGGAGACATTGAAAACATTCCATCACACGTATTTGAAAATCTAATGGCAATCCTCAAAGAAGCTCTTTTAAACGTTACAAAACACTCAAATGCTACACAAGTAGCTGTATCTTTGGAATCAAAACCAACATATGTGCGTCTTGCTGTGCATGACAATGGCAAGAAAAAAGGAGAAATAAAAGAGGGCGTTGGGCTCATGAGCATAAAACTTCGAGCAAATTCTATGGGCGCAACAGTCAACATTGACAACCATGCTGGATTTTCAATAGTGGTATTTGTCCCATTAAAAAGCAGGAGGGAAGATTACTTTGAAAAAACCTAAGGTCTTAATTGTTGATGATAACCCTGCCGTTTTGGACGGTCTTAAAATTATCCTTGAGCTTGAAAATTTTGAGGTTGTAAGCCTTTGCACCAATGCAAAAGAAGCAGTAGAGTTTCTCGAAAAGAAGCATGCTGACGTTGTTCTTATGGATATTAGAATACCTGTTATGGATGGTATTGAGGGAACTTTTAATATAAAAACCAAATTTCCAAATGTCAAAGTGATAATATTAACAACATTTTGTGAAGAGGATTACATAGAAAAGAGCCTGAGCTTTGGCGCAGATGGGTACATCCTTAAAAGCTCTGATGCAAAGCATATTGTGAATTCTATTTTGTCTGTGCTTGACGGTAAGGTTGTTATGGACAAAGAAATTGCTTTATACATTTCAGATGTATTGAAAAGGACCAGTAAACAGTTACTTGAAAAAACACAAAACCTTACTGAAAGAGAGCTTGAAATTGCAAAGCTCATATCACAAGGATACTCAAATAAGGAAATTGCAGCCATGCTTTTCATCTCTGAAGGTACAGTAAGAAACTACATAACATCCATTCTTCAAAAGTTAAATCTTAAAAATAGAACCCAAATTGCAGTATACTATCTTACCAAATTTTCTTAATCTCAAAAGTGTTAGACAAGAACATTTGTTAATCAATTGTTACTCAAAAGCATGCTTGAATAAATGGTCATAAAAAAATATAATCTGTCTGTACCCTGTTTATGTAGACCTTTTGTCGGAGTGATTTTTAATGTATAAGATAATGATTATTGAAGACGATATATCTATTGCTGAAACTATAAAAAACCACCTGTCCAAATGGGATTTCGACGCACTTTATGTTACAGATTTTAAAAATATCATTGAGTGCTTTATTCAATTTGAGCCACATCTCGTGTTAATTGATATAATATTGCCTTTTTACAACGGGTTTTACTGGTGTAACGAAATACGCAAAATATCAAAAGTTCCTATTATGTTTATATCTTCTGCAAGCGATAATATGAATATCATAATGGCTATCAATATGGGTGGAGATGATTTTATTGAAAAACCTTTTGATTTGAACGTCCTTACAGCAAAAGTCCATGCCCTGATAAGGAGAACTTACTCATTTGTCTCAAATATAAACCTTATTGAGCACAAGGGAGTTATTTTAAATCTCAATAATACCACTCTAATTCATCAAAATAAAAAAATTGAGTTAACAAAAAATGAATACAAAATTTTGCAATTGCTTATGGAAAATGCCGGAAGAGTGGTATCCCGTGAAGAAATTATGCAACACCTTTGGCAAAGTGATAGCTTTATTGACGATAATACTCTTACAGTAAATATAACAAGGCTTCGCAAAAAGTTAGCTGAGTTAGGTCTCGAAAATTTTATCAAAACCAAAAAAGGCATTGGATATATTATAGAATGAGGGGAAAAAAATATGAAGGATTACATAAACATTATAGGGGCATATTTAAAACGGAATATGTTGCTTATCATTTATCTGTTGGTTTCAAGCTGTATATTTTTTTCTATTTCATTCCTTTATTCTCTTCCTTTAGAACCCACAGTTTATAGCCTAGTACTAACATATATTTTTGCATTTATCATTGGAATTACTGACTTTTTCTCATTTTATAAACAACATATAACACTTGAAAAACTAAAACGAAACATTACGATTGCCGATTTTTCTTTTCCAATTGCAAAGGATTTGATTGAAAAAGATTATCAAGAACTAATTAAAATCATTAATGAAAGCAAAATTGAAATTTTAACTAATAATGAGAAAGTCTATAGAGATATGATTGATTATTACACAGCATGGGCACATCAAATTAAAACACCCATAGCTGCTATAAAGCTGGTTTTACAAGCAGAACAATCAAAAATTAGCAGTGAACTTTTAGAACAACTATTCAAGGTAGAGCAGTATGTTGAAATGGTTCTTCAATATCTTCGTATGGAAAATATGAGCAATGACTTACTACTAAAGAAATATTCACTTGACCATATTGTAAAACAAGCGCTGCGAAAATACTCTCTAATTTTTATACGAAAAAAGATAAAACTCAATTACAAAGAATTAAACTGCCATGTGTTAACTGACGAAAAATGGCTAACATTTGTTATTGAACAAATACTTTCAAATGCGCTTAAATATACAAACCCCGGTGGTCAAATCTCTATTTATATGGAAAACAATTTGCCAAATACATTGGTTATTGAAGATACAGGCATAGGTATTGCAAAAGAGGATTTGCCCCGTGTTTTTGAAAAAGGCTTTACAGGATATAACGGTCGCTTGGACAAAAAATCTACAGGTATTGGACTTTACCTTTGCAAGCGGATTTTAGATAAACTATCACACAAAATTATAATCGAATCAGAAGTTGGAAAGGGTACAAAAGTAAAAATCAACTTTGATACTGTTGATATAGCACCAGATTAGTTTATCTAATTAAAACCTTACTAAAATGTAAGATTGAGAAGAGAAAATGTAAGCCAAAAATAAGGCAAGCATTTTCTCTTTTTTGTTATAATGAACAGGAATAAAAAAGTCAATTTTGCACTCGGAGGGAAGTAAAATATGACACATGTTCTTTTAGAAGTGAATAGTT
This Caldicellulosiruptor changbaiensis DNA region includes the following protein-coding sequences:
- a CDS encoding response regulator transcription factor, translated to MYKIMIIEDDISIAETIKNHLSKWDFDALYVTDFKNIIECFIQFEPHLVLIDIILPFYNGFYWCNEIRKISKVPIMFISSASDNMNIIMAINMGGDDFIEKPFDLNVLTAKVHALIRRTYSFVSNINLIEHKGVILNLNNTTLIHQNKKIELTKNEYKILQLLMENAGRVVSREEIMQHLWQSDSFIDDNTLTVNITRLRKKLAELGLENFIKTKKGIGYIIE
- a CDS encoding sensor histidine kinase, yielding MLSFIISAYTLWSLYEDGKLSKIAILFLLLFLSLEFLKTEYLKSIYHTAAAAFAELIIIFLAIFLCGWEFSFLIPITVCTFLHHRNKLSIYSIASLLFISLFLIPSKMVREYASVCVFVFSLKLVTQMLQDSKHEYLEKIDHLRLLNLQLSKLKTQLLESQQTIERLAAQNQQMKIATSLHDTVGHNLAALNIQLNAIKSLLEKKGVLEDAQINQIISSCLQQTQTSYESLRKFVYSMKNSFETKEKYLSQLIENFNFCNITLNRSGDIENIPSHVFENLMAILKEALLNVTKHSNATQVAVSLESKPTYVRLAVHDNGKKKGEIKEGVGLMSIKLRANSMGATVNIDNHAGFSIVVFVPLKSRREDYFEKT
- a CDS encoding response regulator transcription factor; the encoded protein is MKKPKVLIVDDNPAVLDGLKIILELENFEVVSLCTNAKEAVEFLEKKHADVVLMDIRIPVMDGIEGTFNIKTKFPNVKVIILTTFCEEDYIEKSLSFGADGYILKSSDAKHIVNSILSVLDGKVVMDKEIALYISDVLKRTSKQLLEKTQNLTERELEIAKLISQGYSNKEIAAMLFISEGTVRNYITSILQKLNLKNRTQIAVYYLTKFS
- a CDS encoding sensor histidine kinase, translated to MKDYINIIGAYLKRNMLLIIYLLVSSCIFFSISFLYSLPLEPTVYSLVLTYIFAFIIGITDFFSFYKQHITLEKLKRNITIADFSFPIAKDLIEKDYQELIKIINESKIEILTNNEKVYRDMIDYYTAWAHQIKTPIAAIKLVLQAEQSKISSELLEQLFKVEQYVEMVLQYLRMENMSNDLLLKKYSLDHIVKQALRKYSLIFIRKKIKLNYKELNCHVLTDEKWLTFVIEQILSNALKYTNPGGQISIYMENNLPNTLVIEDTGIGIAKEDLPRVFEKGFTGYNGRLDKKSTGIGLYLCKRILDKLSHKIIIESEVGKGTKVKINFDTVDIAPD
- a CDS encoding ABC transporter permease → MAVFKINIKRLLKDKFNLFLMIILPSIAVALSTFFTLSVESSYKIGIITDKEKSKVVKLIEKELKKCFDVKTFDPTKSIVSQMVQSGIDCVVVLNNKSVNDIINEKQKNIKIYTFGKSETHIILKEYLNSVFKILVAQKRINSSKFLESSKYIFEHSPIVLNKILQHQSNSISIAFASGFFIMSLFWLALNGSNIILKDYQERVILRILCSPISKQSYILQSILSIFSITFLQLIFFVLLCSYAFRLTFGTNILIVISVLSICSFMFVAFAVMFISIVNDMRKLASLNSMVVTIMCMLGGCYWPLSIMPKFLQKIALFFPTTYAASLTKNVLTSKTIESMMVDIGIVTAFCLFFALAGIKQLSKNVMSKL